In a genomic window of Bradyrhizobium ontarionense:
- a CDS encoding sulfurtransferase → MSTDFSDALVSSDWLAQHLTDPDIKILDCTWHHPSTNLDGRTQYRGRHLPGSVHFDIDQVADKSTPLPHMLPTAEEFAHKVGLLGIGNSDRVIVYDRHYGGSAAGRVWWTFRVFGHDNVALLDGGFGKWTKEKLPAEMTPVRPAPASFTASFTPGLIATSADVQSLLQSGGQLIDARGPGKFDGTQADVFTFKRQGHIPGAINLPWADLVDPDTGVLLAPDALAARFTAAGIDLSKPIVTTCASGITSCMLALALYRLGVPNAAVYDGSWAEWSQLDDTAAAA, encoded by the coding sequence ATGAGCACAGACTTCTCTGACGCCCTGGTCAGCTCCGACTGGCTGGCGCAGCACCTCACCGATCCTGATATCAAGATCCTCGACTGCACCTGGCATCATCCGAGCACCAACCTCGATGGCCGCACCCAATATCGCGGCCGGCATCTGCCGGGCTCGGTGCATTTCGACATCGACCAGGTCGCCGACAAATCGACCCCGCTGCCACACATGCTGCCGACTGCGGAGGAATTTGCCCACAAGGTCGGACTGCTCGGTATCGGCAATTCCGACCGCGTCATCGTCTATGACCGCCACTATGGCGGCTCGGCCGCCGGCAGGGTGTGGTGGACGTTCCGCGTGTTCGGGCATGACAATGTCGCCCTGCTCGATGGCGGCTTCGGCAAGTGGACCAAGGAGAAGCTCCCGGCCGAGATGACGCCGGTGCGCCCGGCGCCGGCGAGCTTCACCGCGAGCTTTACACCCGGCTTGATCGCGACCTCGGCCGACGTGCAGAGCCTGCTGCAGAGTGGCGGCCAGCTGATCGACGCGCGTGGCCCAGGCAAGTTCGACGGCACGCAGGCAGACGTGTTCACCTTCAAGCGCCAGGGCCACATCCCCGGCGCGATCAACCTGCCCTGGGCCGATCTGGTCGATCCCGACACCGGCGTGCTCCTGGCGCCCGACGCGCTCGCCGCACGCTTCACGGCGGCAGGCATCGACCTCAGCAAGCCGATCGTCACCACCTGCGCCTCGGGCATCACCTCATGCATGCTGGCACTGGCGCTGTATCGGCTCGGCGTTCCCAATGCCGCCGTCTATGACGGCTCCTGGGCGGAATGGAGCCAGCTCGACGATACGGCGGCGGCGGCGTGA
- a CDS encoding Rieske (2Fe-2S) protein → MTTDVAYAICSFNDIPSRRAMGFELMIVAEDGSHRPWPIVVIRWGKQVFGYLNMCPHDKVNLDWERNQFLDGNGLRILCGKHGSLFEIGTGLCVDGPCKGESLTPVALTVLDDDICVSGVTLVEDEEDEDETGLQCEEG, encoded by the coding sequence ATGACGACCGACGTCGCCTACGCCATCTGCAGCTTCAACGACATCCCAAGCCGCCGTGCGATGGGCTTCGAGCTCATGATCGTGGCCGAGGACGGCAGCCACCGTCCGTGGCCGATCGTCGTCATCCGCTGGGGCAAGCAGGTATTCGGCTATCTGAACATGTGTCCGCACGACAAGGTCAATCTCGACTGGGAGCGCAATCAGTTCCTGGATGGCAACGGCCTGCGCATCCTCTGCGGCAAGCACGGCTCGCTGTTCGAGATCGGCACCGGGCTGTGCGTCGACGGTCCGTGCAAGGGCGAGAGCCTGACGCCGGTCGCGCTCACCGTTCTGGACGACGACATTTGCGTGTCCGGGGTGACGCTGGTCGAGGACGAAGAAGATGAGGACGAAACCGGTCTGCAGTGTGAGGAAGGTTGA
- a CDS encoding HesB/IscA family protein: MINLTDSAINAVRNAITTSDKPVDGLRIMVEAGGCAGLKYNMGLVSGSEAEDTVIEREGVRVLVDHKSLEYLEGTTIDFVVALEGSGFTFENPNAKSSCGCGKSFA, translated from the coding sequence ATGATCAACCTGACCGACAGCGCAATCAATGCGGTTCGCAACGCGATCACGACCTCCGACAAGCCGGTCGATGGCTTGCGGATCATGGTCGAGGCCGGCGGCTGCGCCGGGCTCAAATACAACATGGGTCTCGTCAGCGGCAGCGAGGCGGAGGACACCGTGATCGAGCGCGAGGGTGTGCGCGTGCTCGTCGATCACAAGAGTCTCGAATATCTCGAGGGTACGACGATTGATTTCGTCGTCGCGCTGGAGGGCTCCGGCTTCACCTTCGAGAACCCGAATGCCAAGTCCAGCTGCGGCTGCGGCAAGTCGTTTGCTTGA
- a CDS encoding NifU family protein produces the protein MLVESQGIVEAPAQMSERERIIRAVIEEIRPNLKRDGGDCELVEIDGNKVMVKLAGACIFCKLASATLEGIQARMIEKLGEFVRLVPVAGAPKARH, from the coding sequence ATGCTGGTCGAATCCCAGGGTATCGTCGAAGCGCCGGCCCAGATGAGCGAGCGCGAACGGATCATCCGGGCCGTGATCGAGGAGATCCGTCCGAACCTCAAGCGTGACGGCGGCGATTGCGAGCTCGTCGAGATCGACGGCAACAAGGTCATGGTCAAGCTCGCAGGTGCCTGCATCTTCTGCAAGCTTGCCAGCGCGACCTTGGAGGGCATCCAGGCCCGCATGATCGAGAAGCTCGGCGAGTTCGTTCGCCTCGTTCCGGTGGCCGGCGCACCCAAGGCGCGGCATTAA
- the nifS gene encoding cysteine desulfurase NifS encodes MRPVYLDNNATTRADPAVVAAMLPFFSDQFGNASSSHAFGSEVAGAVRQARRSLQALLGAVFDHEIVFTSGGTESDNSAILSALETQDARDEIVTTAVEHPAILSLVEYLSDKRGIKVHLIGVDAAGCLDLDAYMRALGPRTAIASVMWANNETGTLFPIPELAKLAHDAGALFHTDAVQAVGKIAINLKSADVDMLSLSGHKLHGPKGVGALYLKKGTPFAPLVRGGPQERRRRGGTENVPAIIGLGKAAELAGQYLGDEQGRVRALRDRLEQGIIEGVGHCAVLGDIEHRLPNTLNIAFQHLEGEPIVMRLNQAGIAASLGSACASGSMEPSHVLRAMNVPPDLLRGAVRFSLSRDSTEDDIMRVLQVLPDIVARLRETSPAWLQHHPSQSADPIRSTELT; translated from the coding sequence TTGCGTCCGGTCTATCTCGACAACAACGCGACGACCCGTGCGGATCCCGCAGTCGTCGCGGCAATGTTGCCGTTCTTCTCGGACCAGTTCGGCAATGCCTCGTCCTCGCATGCCTTCGGCAGCGAGGTGGCCGGTGCCGTGAGGCAGGCGCGCAGGAGCCTGCAGGCTCTGTTGGGCGCCGTCTTCGATCATGAGATCGTCTTCACCTCCGGTGGGACGGAATCCGACAACAGCGCGATCCTGTCGGCGCTGGAGACGCAGGACGCACGCGACGAGATCGTCACGACGGCGGTGGAGCATCCCGCGATCCTGTCGCTGGTCGAATATCTCAGCGATAAGCGCGGCATCAAGGTGCATCTGATCGGCGTCGATGCGGCCGGTTGCCTCGATCTCGACGCCTACATGCGTGCGCTCGGGCCGCGCACCGCGATCGCCTCGGTGATGTGGGCCAACAACGAGACCGGCACGCTGTTTCCGATTCCGGAGCTGGCGAAGCTCGCGCATGACGCCGGTGCGCTATTCCATACCGATGCCGTGCAGGCCGTCGGCAAGATCGCGATCAATCTGAAATCCGCCGATGTCGACATGCTGTCGCTGTCGGGTCACAAGCTGCATGGCCCCAAGGGCGTCGGTGCGCTGTACCTCAAGAAGGGCACGCCGTTCGCGCCGCTGGTGCGCGGTGGCCCGCAGGAGCGCCGCCGCCGCGGCGGCACCGAGAACGTTCCCGCCATCATCGGACTCGGCAAGGCGGCCGAGCTCGCTGGACAATACCTCGGCGACGAGCAGGGCCGGGTGCGCGCGCTGCGCGACCGGCTGGAGCAGGGCATCATCGAGGGCGTCGGCCATTGCGCCGTGCTGGGCGATATCGAGCACCGGCTGCCCAACACGTTGAACATCGCCTTCCAGCATCTCGAAGGCGAGCCGATCGTGATGCGCCTGAACCAGGCCGGCATCGCCGCCTCGCTCGGCTCAGCCTGCGCGTCCGGCTCGATGGAGCCGTCGCACGTGCTGCGGGCGATGAACGTGCCGCCGGATCTGTTGCGCGGCGCCGTCCGCTTCTCGCTGTCGCGCGACTCCACGGAGGACGACATCATGCGCGTGCTCCAAGTGCTGCCCGACATCGTCGCCAGGCTGCGCGAGACGTCGCCGGCGTGGCTGCAGCATCATCCCTCGCAATCGGCGGACCCCATTCGATCCACGGAGCTTACGTAA
- the nifT gene encoding putative nitrogen fixation protein NifT: MKVMIRRSPETGLSIYVPKKDLEEPIVETEHETLWGGWIRIANGWVLELPQMAADTRLPITINARKRGGEGDE; encoded by the coding sequence ATGAAAGTCATGATCCGCCGCTCGCCGGAAACCGGCCTCTCTATCTATGTCCCGAAGAAGGACCTGGAGGAGCCGATCGTCGAGACCGAGCACGAGACGCTATGGGGCGGCTGGATCCGCATCGCCAACGGCTGGGTGCTCGAGCTGCCGCAGATGGCGGCCGACACGCGGCTGCCGATCACGATCAATGCGCGCAAGCGCGGTGGAGAAGGGGACGAGTAA
- a CDS encoding SIR2 family NAD-dependent protein deacylase produces the protein MNAPLPHIDIIRQADAEALLKDVVARLGAGTVIPYLGPAVSEQSGAAVPMNPEALAAFFGTKVALPRRAKGNAWAAAQHIESTRHRSTVTALMAEAFAAPVAPTPLQQHLASLPLPMIVDSWYDGAMRTALAGRSDWGEVQGITRAGIGEDRWYRFYDAGGAEANRETAGGWATLLYKPHGGTTPAKNFLITDADYVEVLTDIDIQTPIPDTVKDRRTDRSFLFIGCRFNDQLLRTYGRQVIKRSGTEHYVLVEPDSLSKNELKFFIAERLTPIAIPLPRATEIIIAG, from the coding sequence ATGAATGCGCCGCTTCCGCACATCGATATCATCAGGCAGGCCGACGCCGAGGCGCTGCTCAAGGATGTCGTCGCCAGGCTCGGGGCCGGCACGGTGATCCCCTATCTCGGACCGGCGGTCTCGGAGCAGTCCGGCGCCGCAGTGCCGATGAACCCCGAGGCGCTGGCTGCCTTCTTCGGCACAAAGGTGGCACTCCCCCGCCGCGCCAAGGGCAACGCTTGGGCTGCGGCCCAGCACATCGAAAGCACGCGTCACCGCTCGACGGTGACGGCGCTGATGGCGGAGGCGTTCGCAGCACCCGTCGCGCCGACGCCGCTGCAGCAGCACCTCGCGTCGCTGCCGCTGCCGATGATCGTCGACAGCTGGTATGACGGCGCGATGCGGACGGCGCTGGCCGGGCGCAGCGACTGGGGCGAGGTGCAGGGCATCACCCGCGCCGGCATTGGCGAGGACCGCTGGTATCGCTTCTACGACGCTGGCGGCGCCGAGGCCAATCGCGAAACGGCGGGCGGCTGGGCGACGCTGCTCTACAAGCCCCACGGCGGCACTACGCCGGCCAAGAACTTCCTGATCACCGACGCCGACTATGTCGAAGTCCTGACCGACATCGACATCCAGACGCCGATTCCCGACACCGTGAAGGATCGCCGCACCGACCGCAGCTTCCTGTTCATCGGCTGCCGCTTCAACGACCAGCTGCTGCGCACCTATGGCCGCCAGGTCATCAAGCGCTCGGGTACGGAGCATTATGTGCTGGTCGAGCCGGACTCGCTGTCGAAGAACGAGCTCAAGTTCTTCATCGCCGAGCGGCTGACGCCGATCGCGATTCCGCTGCCGCGGGCGACCGAGATCATCATCGCCGGCTGA
- the nifB gene encoding nitrogenase cofactor biosynthesis protein NifB has product MDASVQHEQATIPDGDKLSSVMQTIAEHKGCGTSGSSGKASCGSGAGENDLPPDIWEKVKNHPCYSEEAHHHYARMHVAVAPACNIQCNYCNRKYDCANESRPGVVSEKLSPEQAAKKVLAVASTIPQMTVLGIAGPGDPLANPEKTFKTFELIARTAPDIKLCLSTNGLALPDHVDTIAGFNVDHVTITINMVDPEVGAKIYPWVFWKHKRYTGVEAAKLLTDRQLQGLEMLTERGILCKVNSVMIPGVNDKHLVEVNKAVKSRGAFLHNIMPLISSPEHGTVFGLTGQRGPTAQELKALQDECEGEMNMMRHCRQCRADAVGLLGEDRSAEFTTDKIMAMEVNYDIDSRKAYQEAVESERVAKVVARQEELASLAGQSSDIKLLVAVATKGSGLINEHFGHAKEFQVYELSTAGAKFVGHRRVDLYCQGGYGDEDSLETVIRAINDCHAVFVAKIGGCPKSDLQAAGIEPVDQFAHEFIEKSAIAWFKSYLDKVNSGEMQHVVRGDAEIRQGALTSAA; this is encoded by the coding sequence ATGGACGCGTCAGTGCAGCACGAACAGGCGACGATACCGGACGGCGACAAGCTGAGCTCGGTGATGCAGACCATCGCAGAACACAAGGGCTGCGGCACATCGGGCAGCAGCGGCAAGGCGAGCTGCGGCTCGGGCGCCGGCGAGAACGACCTGCCGCCGGATATCTGGGAAAAGGTGAAGAACCATCCCTGCTACAGCGAAGAGGCGCATCATCACTATGCGCGCATGCACGTCGCCGTGGCGCCCGCCTGTAACATCCAGTGCAACTACTGCAACCGCAAATATGACTGCGCCAACGAGTCGCGTCCGGGCGTGGTCAGCGAGAAGCTCTCGCCGGAGCAGGCCGCCAAGAAGGTGCTCGCCGTCGCTTCGACCATTCCGCAGATGACCGTGCTCGGCATTGCCGGCCCCGGCGACCCGCTCGCCAACCCCGAGAAGACGTTCAAGACCTTCGAGCTGATCGCCCGGACCGCGCCCGACATCAAGCTCTGCCTGTCGACCAACGGCCTTGCGCTGCCCGACCATGTCGACACCATCGCCGGCTTCAACGTCGACCACGTCACGATCACGATCAACATGGTCGACCCCGAGGTCGGCGCCAAGATCTATCCGTGGGTGTTCTGGAAGCACAAGCGCTACACCGGCGTCGAAGCCGCCAAGCTGCTCACCGACCGCCAGCTGCAGGGCCTGGAGATGCTGACCGAGCGCGGCATCCTCTGCAAGGTCAACTCGGTGATGATCCCCGGCGTCAACGACAAGCACCTCGTCGAAGTCAACAAGGCGGTGAAGTCGCGCGGCGCCTTCCTGCACAACATCATGCCGCTGATCTCCTCGCCGGAGCATGGCACCGTGTTCGGCCTGACCGGACAGCGCGGCCCGACCGCGCAGGAGCTGAAGGCCCTGCAGGACGAGTGCGAAGGCGAGATGAACATGATGCGGCATTGCCGCCAGTGCCGCGCCGATGCCGTGGGCCTGCTCGGCGAGGACCGCTCCGCCGAGTTCACCACCGACAAGATCATGGCGATGGAAGTGAACTACGACATCGACAGCCGCAAGGCCTATCAGGAGGCGGTCGAGAGCGAGCGCGTGGCCAAGGTCGTCGCCCGGCAGGAGGAGCTCGCCTCGCTCGCCGGCCAGTCCAGCGACATCAAGCTGCTGGTCGCGGTCGCGACCAAGGGCTCGGGCCTGATCAATGAGCATTTCGGCCACGCCAAGGAGTTCCAGGTCTACGAGCTTTCCACGGCCGGTGCGAAGTTCGTCGGTCACCGCCGCGTCGACCTGTACTGCCAGGGCGGCTATGGCGACGAGGACAGCCTGGAGACCGTCATCCGCGCCATCAACGACTGCCATGCGGTGTTCGTGGCCAAGATCGGCGGCTGTCCGAAGAGCGACCTGCAGGCCGCAGGCATCGAGCCGGTCGACCAGTTCGCCCATGAGTTCATCGAGAAGTCGGCGATCGCCTGGTTCAAGAGCTATCTCGACAAGGTCAACAGCGGCGAGATGCAGCACGTCGTGCGCGGCGACGCCGAAATCCGCCAGGGCGCTCTGACCTCGGCGGCGTGA
- a CDS encoding YfhL family 4Fe-4S dicluster ferredoxin, which yields MTLKIIASQCTSCSACEPECPNVAISEKNGTFVIDPKKCTECLGHFDEPQCAAVCPVDNTCVIDNSFPRYQPPA from the coding sequence ATGACTTTGAAGATCATTGCCTCGCAGTGCACGAGCTGCTCGGCCTGCGAGCCCGAATGTCCGAACGTGGCGATCTCCGAGAAGAACGGCACCTTCGTGATCGACCCCAAGAAGTGCACCGAATGCCTCGGTCATTTCGACGAGCCGCAATGCGCGGCGGTCTGCCCGGTCGACAACACCTGCGTGATCGACAATTCGTTTCCGCGCTATCAGCCGCCGGCCTGA
- a CDS encoding HesB/IscA family protein produces the protein MNFTLTSAAQKFMRMMLRSDGTAGSGFRLAVSPGGCSGLAADISVLATPRPGDAVVERDGIKLFLPAESRLLLDGVTIDFADTATQTGLVFHDPKQVSCSTHALKALEH, from the coding sequence ATGAACTTCACTCTCACGTCTGCTGCGCAGAAGTTCATGCGCATGATGCTGCGGTCCGACGGGACGGCAGGCTCGGGCTTCCGGCTCGCGGTCTCTCCCGGCGGCTGTTCCGGCCTCGCTGCCGACATCAGCGTGCTCGCCACGCCGCGGCCCGGCGATGCGGTGGTCGAGCGCGACGGCATCAAGCTTTTCCTGCCGGCCGAGAGCCGGCTGCTGCTCGACGGTGTCACCATCGACTTCGCTGATACCGCGACCCAGACCGGCCTCGTATTCCACGATCCGAAGCAGGTCTCGTGCTCGACCCACGCCCTGAAGGCCTTGGAGCACTAG
- a CDS encoding 4Fe4S-binding leucine-rich repeat protein, protein MNDDIDEAIDWQGNEISCAGCAHQELNASGRCRLRHACVHDRYARRIDRFFNWNPALANDYVKHPHFEVRAIAAKHASPFYLPPLLDDPEETVRWNAARRLPKRLVLRLRHDPHREVRIRIATVLDPEDLMPMMMDDDYYVRLVVARRIVPSVLGRMMGDPEAEVRRVVARRIPSDWLLGMISDPDARVRLEIAERLAPDLLTAMRRDADWRVRHEVASRIPLSELAELARDEDPLVQEMARGRLENRSGAAMEKPA, encoded by the coding sequence ATGAATGACGACATCGACGAGGCCATCGACTGGCAGGGCAACGAGATCAGCTGTGCGGGTTGTGCGCACCAAGAGCTGAACGCATCCGGCCGCTGCCGGCTCCGGCACGCCTGCGTGCACGACCGCTACGCCCGGCGCATCGACCGCTTCTTCAACTGGAATCCGGCGCTCGCCAACGACTACGTCAAGCATCCCCATTTCGAGGTGCGCGCGATCGCGGCCAAGCACGCCAGTCCGTTCTATCTGCCGCCGCTGCTCGATGATCCCGAGGAGACGGTGCGCTGGAATGCGGCGCGGCGGCTGCCGAAGCGGCTGGTGCTGCGGCTGCGCCATGATCCGCATCGCGAGGTCCGCATCCGCATCGCGACCGTGCTCGACCCGGAAGACTTGATGCCGATGATGATGGACGACGACTATTACGTCCGCCTCGTCGTCGCGCGCCGCATCGTGCCGTCGGTGCTCGGCCGCATGATGGGGGACCCGGAAGCCGAGGTTCGGCGCGTGGTCGCGCGGCGGATCCCGAGCGACTGGCTGCTCGGCATGATCAGCGATCCCGACGCACGGGTGCGGCTGGAGATCGCCGAGCGTCTGGCGCCGGATCTGCTGACGGCGATGCGCAGGGATGCTGACTGGCGCGTGCGCCACGAAGTTGCGAGCCGGATCCCGCTCAGCGAGCTCGCGGAGCTCGCGCGCGACGAGGATCCGCTGGTGCAGGAGATGGCGCGTGGCCGGCTCGAGAACCGTTCCGGAGCTGCGATGGAGAAGCCTGCATGA
- a CDS encoding nitrogen fixation protein NifZ, whose product MSNIVRDSEVVELSAPPYFTFGEKVKAKRTIRNDGTYAGKEIGEILAKKGEIGYVVSIGTFLQQFYIYGVEFLESGNRVGMKRKELESTVPRGEAEDELPLPGGYRS is encoded by the coding sequence ATGAGCAACATCGTTCGTGACAGCGAGGTCGTGGAGCTGTCGGCGCCGCCCTATTTCACCTTCGGCGAAAAGGTCAAGGCGAAGCGCACGATCCGCAATGACGGCACCTATGCGGGCAAGGAGATCGGCGAGATCCTCGCGAAGAAGGGCGAGATCGGCTACGTCGTCTCGATCGGCACCTTCCTGCAGCAATTCTACATCTACGGCGTCGAGTTTCTCGAAAGCGGAAACCGCGTCGGCATGAAACGCAAGGAGCTCGAGTCGACCGTTCCCCGCGGGGAGGCCGAGGACGAGCTGCCGCTGCCGGGAGGATATAGATCATGA
- a CDS encoding nitrogen fixation protein NifZ yields the protein MIEPRLPRYQWGQRVKALIDLVNDGSFPNAPAEAKLVGVGDLGEIVQVGTHTEANMPIYLVEFGEKLVVGCLEEEIVPV from the coding sequence ATGATCGAGCCGCGCCTGCCTAGATATCAATGGGGTCAGCGCGTGAAGGCGCTGATCGACCTCGTCAATGACGGCTCGTTCCCCAACGCACCGGCCGAGGCCAAGCTGGTCGGCGTCGGTGATCTGGGCGAGATCGTTCAGGTCGGCACGCATACGGAAGCAAACATGCCGATCTATCTCGTCGAGTTCGGCGAGAAGCTCGTCGTGGGTTGTCTCGAAGAGGAGATCGTCCCGGTTTGA
- a CDS encoding DUF3024 domain-containing protein, whose protein sequence is MAATALKPSFVLPAHPNELDRKRIERALKSRKRYRYVEPTVLPANEGYHVQSPCCSRNIDKDGGVIDVALLRHDPANAMWKLFWRDHAQGSWELHSVHKRLTAAVDELNADPERIFWQ, encoded by the coding sequence ATGGCGGCAACCGCGCTCAAGCCGAGTTTCGTCCTGCCTGCGCATCCCAATGAGCTGGATCGCAAGCGGATCGAGCGCGCGCTGAAGTCGCGCAAGCGCTACCGCTATGTCGAGCCGACAGTCTTGCCGGCCAATGAGGGCTATCACGTCCAGAGTCCGTGCTGCTCACGCAACATCGACAAGGACGGCGGAGTGATCGATGTCGCATTGCTGCGTCACGATCCGGCGAATGCGATGTGGAAACTGTTCTGGAGAGATCACGCCCAGGGGAGTTGGGAGCTGCACAGCGTGCACAAGCGGTTGACCGCGGCGGTCGACGAGCTGAACGCCGACCCTGAGCGGATATTCTGGCAGTAG
- a CDS encoding DegT/DnrJ/EryC1/StrS family aminotransferase: MNKPVLVHDADRQEQDEAELTPVGSDFIPLSDPDITTAEIAAVEATLRSPRLSCGPLVEEFEAAFAAYLGRKYAIAVPTGTLGLLLILKALGIGPGDEVIASSYSFREVAHAISIVGAKPVFVDIDYYSGTLAPSKVEARITAQTKAILAGNTNGHPAKWSELQAIAKAHSLPVIEDSTEAIGSKYQGALVGTFGAASVFDFSQPFALTCGEGGMVVTDDVDIAVAVRRHRSHRLDERASVVVSSSASHQAVMSDVTAALGLAQLKRIDEILERRKLIEQIYYSEVQSFEGIKDPYVGPEVTEVNWFLYQVHLGTRFSKSSRDSIVEDLRVEQVEAIAYSNPLHLQRHYFDMGYRRGDCLVTEKVADRVVALPFHVHLTTDQIAFIVATMKDASVNVGAGAAIY, translated from the coding sequence ATGAACAAGCCCGTTCTGGTGCATGATGCGGATCGACAGGAGCAGGACGAGGCCGAGCTGACGCCGGTCGGCTCCGACTTCATCCCCTTGTCCGATCCCGATATCACGACGGCGGAGATCGCGGCGGTGGAGGCGACGTTGCGCTCGCCGCGGCTATCCTGCGGTCCGCTCGTCGAGGAGTTCGAGGCGGCCTTCGCCGCCTATCTCGGACGCAAATATGCCATCGCGGTGCCGACCGGGACGCTCGGCCTGCTGCTCATCCTCAAGGCGCTGGGGATCGGCCCCGGCGACGAGGTGATCGCGTCGTCCTATTCGTTCCGCGAGGTCGCGCATGCGATCAGCATCGTCGGCGCCAAGCCGGTGTTTGTCGATATCGACTACTACTCGGGCACCTTGGCACCCAGCAAGGTCGAGGCCCGGATCACGGCGCAGACCAAGGCCATCCTGGCTGGCAATACCAACGGCCATCCGGCCAAATGGTCGGAGCTGCAGGCGATCGCCAAAGCGCACAGTCTGCCTGTCATCGAGGATTCGACCGAGGCCATCGGCTCGAAATATCAGGGCGCGCTGGTCGGCACTTTCGGCGCCGCCTCGGTGTTCGACTTCTCCCAGCCGTTCGCGCTGACTTGCGGCGAGGGCGGCATGGTCGTGACCGACGACGTCGACATCGCTGTCGCCGTACGCCGTCATCGCTCCCACAGGCTCGACGAGCGCGCATCGGTCGTGGTGAGCAGCAGCGCGTCGCATCAGGCCGTCATGAGCGACGTTACCGCGGCGCTCGGGCTGGCGCAGCTGAAGCGGATCGACGAGATCCTCGAGCGCCGCAAACTGATCGAGCAGATCTATTACAGCGAGGTTCAGTCGTTCGAGGGCATCAAGGACCCCTATGTCGGCCCCGAGGTGACGGAGGTGAACTGGTTCCTGTATCAGGTCCATCTCGGTACGCGGTTCTCGAAATCGAGCCGCGACTCGATCGTCGAGGATCTCAGGGTCGAACAGGTTGAAGCCATCGCCTATTCGAATCCATTGCATCTGCAGCGGCATTATTTCGACATGGGCTATCGGCGCGGCGACTGCCTCGTGACCGAGAAGGTCGCCGATCGCGTCGTGGCCTTACCCTTCCACGTTCATCTGACCACGGACCAGATCGCCTTCATCGTCGCGACCATGAAGGACGCATCGGTCAATGTCGGAGCGGGCGCGGCGATCTACTGA
- a CDS encoding 2Fe-2S iron-sulfur cluster-binding protein translates to MATLTVMPSGKTIEVGEGTTILAALLGAEVEIQHKCEGQAKCGSCHIFLQEGRKGVSKVSKLENEKLDSIVGVGSKSRLACQATILGTENVKIELLGFGSGL, encoded by the coding sequence GTGGCGACATTGACGGTAATGCCATCAGGCAAGACGATCGAGGTGGGCGAGGGCACCACCATTCTGGCGGCGCTGCTCGGTGCCGAGGTCGAGATCCAGCACAAGTGCGAGGGCCAGGCGAAGTGCGGCTCGTGCCACATCTTCCTGCAGGAGGGCCGCAAGGGTGTGTCGAAGGTCTCCAAGCTGGAGAACGAGAAGCTCGACAGCATCGTCGGCGTCGGCTCGAAATCCCGGCTCGCGTGCCAGGCGACCATCCTGGGCACGGAGAACGTCAAGATCGAGCTGCTCGGCTTTGGCTCCGGTCTGTAA
- a CDS encoding DUF6156 family protein produces the protein MADTGQDCKFFVSYTGVKLPLRLVTAIAPQQLSNRNTFIRGYYDAAGALTGFDKVVYGEIELTHRYSYHANGALSRAEIVMLDEDPVTLNFDENGAPVAAQDAA, from the coding sequence ATGGCGGATACAGGGCAGGATTGCAAGTTCTTCGTCTCGTATACCGGCGTCAAGCTGCCGTTGCGGCTGGTCACGGCGATCGCGCCGCAGCAGCTGTCGAACCGCAACACCTTCATCCGCGGCTATTACGATGCCGCGGGTGCACTGACCGGATTCGACAAGGTCGTCTATGGCGAGATCGAGCTCACGCATCGCTACAGCTACCACGCCAATGGGGCGCTGAGCCGTGCCGAGATCGTGATGCTCGACGAGGATCCGGTGACGCTCAATTTCGACGAGAACGGCGCGCCTGTTGCCGCGCAAGACGCTGCGTGA